GGACCGTGAATCACATCCACGTCCAGTCCCACCTCTAcatgtccctctgcagcccaaaAGCTGCTGTATTGAGCAAACGGGCAGCCTTGGCACATCACGGGTGGTGCTTTCCCAACAgccttcccctcctctctgcctggGAAGTGGCTCGGAGGTGCCTCTGCTCACCATGGTAAAAGGTAGAGCACAGCCATGCTGCAGCCTGCCACGATCACCAGGAAGACTAAGGCCAGGAAGTTGTGCATCACCTGGGTGatggctgccagggctgggatgATCAGCTGCAGTggtgagaggaagaggaaaaacaaaagcatatgcAATATGCACCCTTTCTGCTGCTCACAGGCAGCTTGCACCCGTCTGCCCAACTAAAGGCCACACTGCCCCCTTTCccacacatttattttataaacagaaCTGCTTCTGTCCCCTGTGCAGTGCAGCGTGGAGGCGCTGGACAGGCTGACACTGGCAGCAAAACCTTCCTCATGGGTAAAGAAGAGTTAGTTATGGAGGGCAATGGAGCTGAGTGGTTAAACGGGAAAGCTGGATCTACTATGGCTGTGCCCAGTATCTGGGAGGAAGGCATCTGGAGATAGATCCTCCATGGGATTTGAGCACCTAATTCTGCAAAATGCCAAATGGGATTTCTTTGCTGACCTGCAGAGCCAGGGACGTGCGTCTGATGAGCAGGCTGTTTCCCAGCCACTGCCAAGCATGGTGCAcagcccttccttccctccccatgcCTCTTACGGAGCTAGATGGCAGAACTTGCATCAAGCATGCAAGAtcctggagcaggacagaggcCACAGGATGATGTCTGCGTGTGCACATCACACTGGTGCATTGGTACAGCATCTGATCACACGCTGCTCACCAGATCTGCAGCCATGGAGTCTCAGAGCCCAAGCCCTTGGTTGAGTGATGCTGCAAAAAATCATTTCCCCACTGTCCCAGGGTTGGtctctcagcctccctgcaccTTACTGCAAGCTCTGCAAAGCCATGGCCACTGATACCAGTGGTGGCCAGGCACAAGGAAGCGCAGAGCTGCCATGAACTACTGGCTTAACTCCTGGTCATCCGCAGTGCAGAGGACACCGTACTCAGGGCCACCCTTAGCTGCCAGCCAGCTCTTCTACTGAGACACCATGAGTGGCTGGGGGCAAGGCTGTCCCCTCGCAGGGCTTCTCAGTCCACAGCCACAACCACAGGCAAACTCACCACCAGGCCCAgtgatgctgctgttttctttccgAATCTCCCCAAAAACCACTGCcaaaagggaacagagagggaagCTGTGACCTGAGGAGTGAACCAAAGGGGAGTCTCTGTCTGGGTGATGTCCTTGCTGATGGGCAGAAACAGCAGCACATGACTCTATAAGGCTGAGCTGCTCATGCTCGAGGGCTGGGGTGACCCAGGGATCAACCCCTCCATGAGGAAGTTCTGCCTGGGGCTCACTTACCAACATGATAAGCACTAAATGCTGGAACTTCCCAGCCAGCCCTGCGGCATGAGTACAGAAGAAGGCAAAGATCCCCTGTGTGATCTGGGAAAGCAACATGGAGATGTTCCTGGCTGGGGGTCCCAAGTTCAGTGTCTGGATAACTTGCCCAGACATCTCATCCCCCAAGCTCTCCTCCTGCCATGGCAGGTCTCGCACCTGGAAGGCCAGGGATGCAAAGAGGAAGCCACACAGCAGCTGGATGTAGGGCTTGTGTCCCACGATCATCCTCAGGCAGCTGGCAAAGGGCAGCTCAACCTTCCCCAGGGGGCTGAGGGGCCCTGAGAGGAgagagagcagggctggcactggAGCTGCCAGAACAAACACGATGGGGTGGGAGGCACAGGGGGATTGTGCCGCTACGTCTGGGGTGCAGCTCAGCTGGGTGAGGATCTGTCAGAGTCTGACGTCTCGGTGCAGAGACAACAGCCATGGTGTCAGCTACAGGCAAGATTTTGCCTCTTTGCACTGCGCACTCGGGCTGGCCTGCGTAGCTCTGCAGGCTGTGTGTTGGCGAGACCTGCTCCGTGCGAAGCAGTGAGCTGCGGACCCTGTCCCAGGCCCACAGCTCCCCACAGGATCTCCCAGGCAGCTGGAGCCTTCCTTCCTCCAGAGcatctcccctctcctctgcagTAGCAAGATGCTGCCAGCACAAACTGAGGAGGGTCTCAGTATCCAAGTATGTGTTGTGTTTCTGAGCTTCACACCCAGAGAACCATCCCCCACATAGGTGCCCAGCTCCCTCTGCCTCACACCTTCCTCTGCAACCCCATCCTCACCATCCGCTGCCAGTGGGAACCCTCCAAACTGCATCTAAACGGACCTTACCAGGCTTTTCCCTGACTCCAAAGATGAGAATCAGACAGGATAGGCAATAGATTGATCCCAGGACCAGGGATGCAAATACGTAGGCCCTACGCTGGAAAATGAGAGACAGTGCACAGTGACAATGCGGGTACCACACacagagctggcagcacagctaGCGGAGCTGGCCCCAGAGCTTACAGGAGGAGCAGGGCAGATGGGCCAGCCCTTACAATGTTCTCCAGCGAGTCCGTGAGGCTGTAGGTGCTGGTGTTGGGCAGGGTCTCGTTCGACACGTAACAGCTGTTCATCATGCGGGCATGGTAGCTGCCCACAATCTGCCCCTGGATTCCTGACCCAAGAAGCGTGCTGAACACCTCCATCCCCATTCCTGCCAGGATGACCGGGAGAGAAACCTCAGTCCCAGTCCCTGGCTGATGGGACACATCCCTCAAGATAAGAAACCAGCTTTGGCAATGGAATTGGAGGCACCCACACCCAGAGCTGCCCCAGAAGAAGAGACCTGCTATTTCTACCTGCTCTGATTTTTTCCCTTAGCTCCAGCAGTAAATGCTCTAATATTTGGAACTAATAAATCTGGGTCCTGAGTCCCCTAGGGATGATACAGATCTAAGAAATGTTTCTGCAGGTAAATTCTTTGCAGAAGATGACTGGTTTCATATCCCTGGTTTACCCCATCCACTCTGCAGCCTGTTCAGAGCCAGAGAGAGGAACTTATTCACCTCTCCTCCAGGGAGGGTCTCCCAGGAATGCAGGCAGACCAGGGTTGTAGGGGCACAGACACTTACTGTAGGCAGTGGCCGAGTCACGGTCTCTTTGGGTTCCTCCCAGGAACATTGTCAGGGAAGAGTACGGCACGTGGTGGCACTAAGGAGAGCACAGTTCAAacacagctccagctgctgcttccctgaTTTGCTGGTCATGACCCCCCTCGTCCCTACACACAGCAGATAATGTTGCCTTCTGTGCCACCCCTGCACACAGGTGGCTTTTCACCCTCTTCTTCTGCGATTTGCTCTGCTCCCACAAACCAGTGATGGAGAAGTTTGCATCACCATATACAGGCAGCCCAGCCAAATCCCCAGCACTAAAATGCACTGCTCCATCTCACCAGCCCTGCAGGGATGGATGGTCTGCGCATCCTGCATCCCTCACTGCTCCTCAGCTAGAGCTCTCCTAGACTCTGCTCCAGGTCCCTTCCTGCAGAGGCTGGGACTCCCCAGCTGACCGTGCCCCTGTCCCTTGCCATATAGGATGGTGTGTAAGACAGTCAGCCCCAGGCGGCACCATGTTCCTTACAGTCATGCAAGTCTGGAAGAAGCTGTACATCAACAGGTACCACAGGAATTTCAGGGAGGTGGGGGTGGCATCCGAGAGAGTGGACCACATCATGCAGTAGCAGAGCACCCCAAATGGCATGGAGCATGCGAtcctggggaggaagaagagctggtCAGATGCGACCCTCAGATAAGGTGGTCACACTTCTCATTGCACAAGCTGAGCTATGTAGCACAACCTCTTCCCTAGCTTCCAGACCACAGCCCAGCTACTGCAAGATCAAGGTCTGTGCAAGGAAGCAGCTTTGCTCCACTGAGTGTCCATCAGTCAGGCTGGAGGGGCTAAACACAAACACTGAGAGAAAAACTAATGTCTAAGTTGTCCAACATTTCTTATTCTCTTAATTACTTCAAGTCCTTGCCCTGCAGCAGAACCTTGGGGGCAGCGGTACCTCCTCTAACATGCAAGATCTGCCCGTGGTTAGAACCTGGTGGAGAGCTCGTGGCACAGCTGACTACCAAACTGTATGTGCCACCACACAGGACTCTCACAGCACCAAACCCCACCAGCCTCAAAAACTCGAGGCCCCAGAGAAACAGCAAGCGTTCCGGTTTGCAGTACATTCCTCCTTTTTCATTGCAATGACATATGGACCCCACTGCAAGTTATGTTATCTTTAGTGTCCTTGTGATGTTAAAGTTTTGTAATTCTCCGTAAGCCACAATCATATTAAACTCCCAGTGAGACATCCCAGCTGTCTCCTTGTGCTAGCACTGAAGGAATTTGAGTCCAAAGACCCTCCTGAGGCTCCAGCCCAGACACTCACCATGGGACCAGCTTGCCATATTTTCTCCTTGGGCTCTTGCTGACCAGGAAGCCAACAGCAGGGTCAGTAACTGCATCCCAGGCTCTTCCAAGGAAAATGATCAAAGAGACATGGAATGGCTCCAGCTGGGGGGAAATGGAAACCACAGCTCGAAAGGGAAAGAAGTCCTGGCGAAAAGCTGCGAGCAGTCAGCACGATGCAGCTCGCTCTAGCCAACATTTCATCTGCATCCCCTGGAGACCACTCCAAGCATTGAAATGGCCCGGAAACATCTCCTGCACGCCCACCACCAATGCTTACATCATGAAATTTTGATCCAGTTTGAATGCCTAATTCTGATGAGCATTTCCCAAGGGCTTTGGCTACACACCAAACTCTACCCTTGCCCCAGTCTGCTGACCTTATGCTAAGCCCATTTGCAGATAACCCCATCTCATGTGGCCACTCACCTGCACAACATCCAACAGGAAGATTTGGAGGAAAAACCCAAGGGCGTTGCCTGTCATCTGGTAGGGAATGCCCCCAACAGCATAGCAAACCTTTCTGCAGAGTGGCAGTCCTggcttctcctgcagccgagACACCAGGGAACAAACCCACCTGAGAAATGATACGCACCTCTGGCTGACAGCTAACCTCCAGCCACTGCTTATCCCATCCGCTGGGTTCTCCGAGGCCCATTTAAACCTTGAGTCATAtcataacccccccccccccccccatgacacACATACCTGTCCTTTGGCTGGGCATCACTCCACCTGATAGCCATGACCACCTTGCTTGTGGGAATTGGAGTGCTGTAGAGTGCTTCCCCATCTGCTGGTAATCTTGGTGGGTCAGGGCGCAGTGCTTCCTACACACGACCTGCCCTtgggcagcagcctggctcctgaGGCCCTGCTCAGTGGCGTTTCATATTCTTCGTAAGTCTTCAGGGTCTCTTGCACAGCAGCTTCGAGGGGTTGGGCATGCCGACAGTCTGTCTCCTCGCTCCAGCCCTCATCCCCTCCTTGACCAGCCAAAGCCCCAAGGCAAGAGCTGATCAGCAGGCATCTGTCTCATTTTCTTGTCTTGAGCTTGTCTTGTCACCAGGGCCACATCCCTGGCATTTCACCTTGATTCTCCTCAGAGGCATGTTTGCATGAGATCACAGGCTGCTAACGTAAATGAGATGTGTATCTAATGCCAGAGACAGAGCTATCGGCTGAGCTGGTCTAACATTGTCCTTTCCTATTCTATTGAGCCACAATTCAGTGGTTCAAGgtctttaatattaaaaagtacAGGCTTAAAGTGACTGTAATGCAGGCAGTCCAAGAAGAGAGACTGCAAAGGCCAGAACCCAGGGGATTTCTATAGATCAACAGGGGAAGCACAAGGAGCGTTTCAGCGCACAGGAAAAGGGCTGATGGCAAAGCCTCTATTTTATTTGGATGTGGTTAGCTTTAGTAAATACTGTACCAACCCTCAAGTATCTGGCAAGTTCCCAGAGGCAACCTACAGCACTGACTTCCTCACAGCCCCGAAAGGAACTTGCTGTCTAGCATGATACACCTCTACATCACACAAGACCAAGAGTATACTGCAGAATACAGGGTGAGACCACATAGAAAGCAGACGCCTGGAGACTGGGGCTGACCTCCCATCTCAGCACAGGCTGCCTTGGATGGGGCAGCTTGCTTGGGGCTAACACGCTTGTCAGCATCTTGGGTTCCTGGTCTACACCACGTTTTGGCTTGCCTGATCACTGAGCAGCTCCAGCGCAGCTCAGAGTGCAGCAGGTGGGTTGCTGTCCTGCAACCAAAAAATACACAGCCCTTTCTGGAAAGATGCAGAAGGCTCCCCGGCTCGCACGGAGCAGACGGCCATCCCAGGCAACACGCCTTGTTCAGACATGGCTATAAAAGGCTGCGAGCTCCTccaggaagagctctgcagaagagcaggagtGAGGAGGGATGAACACTTGGCATGGAGGCAGCTGTGCAAGAGGCTGGGCTGAGCTCAGGACAGACTGCAGGGTCACATCGACAGCTGGGTAACAGGGAAATCAAGTTGGGGATTGCTTCAAACTCCCACTTGCCCTCATCTCTTGTGGGATGAGGCGGCAACCTGCTGGTTCCCCCGCCTGTTTGGGCTGGAGATGGCTTGCTGTGCGGCTAACATCAGTCGAGTTGACAGTCACCCTCGAGGGATGACAGACCTTCATTGTAATGGTACTAGGGAGCAGCTTCCGAAAACACAGGCACAATCCCAAAAAGCAGCATTCCAGAAGGCACTGAGCGCGTTTCCCTCACGCAGCGATTAGCAGTAACTCCTCCACAGCCCACGCCACGGAAAAACCACTGACGTTGCTGTGCCCACCAGGCTGGAGGGCCCGGCCTCTTCCTGCACACCCAGGGGAGCAGAGTGCCCGCTTTCCCCGTGCCAGGTAACCACAGCAGCCTGCTCGTGCCTCTCAGCTTCTGGTCCCAGTTTACTTTCTGCCTTTTACAGCACACAGTGAGAGTCAGGTCCCTTGTATTCCAAATTGCAGACCAACCTTGTCCTGCAGGGATGGCTGAAGCATTAGGCTTGTACCACCGCTGAGGAGCACTTACTCATACAACATCTTGTTTCCACAGCAGTTCTGTTTCTAAAATTACAAAGGCGTTTCTCTTGGCTGTAAGGTTTTGTGGCAGTTTTTGTTCCCTTTATGCTCTCAGCAGGTAGGACAGCACTCTGCATGTCTCTGCCTACTTCACTTGAAAgtcagcaacaacaacaaaatgcagAGCCTTGCTTTAACAATGTGTTCTCGAGCTTGAGTCATAAACACTTCGAAACACCCCCACAGCCTGCGGCTGCTCGATCCGGGTAGGCTCTGTGTGGGTGTGCGCACTTGTGAGGGTTAGTGTGCACATGTGAAATGCATTTCTGCAtgtgagaaaaaaaccaccctaggACACTGGTCTTACCTTTCTGCAGACCACTCTCCTCTGTGGGAGAGCTCCTTCTTGGGTTAACCTGTGCAGCTCAGCATCTTCATTACCACCTGGAAGCATGACTGCAGACATGACCGTGTCCTTCAGCGTCACGTGGTGGGGAAACAGAAGCTTCCTTACCCAGGGTAAGGAAGAAGTTGCCTTTGTACGTCAAAGAGCACACCGCAGGCGCAGATCAGAGCTAGGTGGAGATTTGACAAGTGAAAATACAACATCTGTGGGGACCCACGGGGAGCTGATGGAGGGGAAATGACTGGCCCTGTAGGAGGAGCGCGGCCAGACCCTGCCCACGGAGGCAGGAAACCTGGCAGGGCTCACAGTGCAGCAAGTACTTGGGGCAGTAGCTTCCAGGCTCTCTGCAGTCCAGCGGACAAATCTGATGCTCTTCAAAGGTGAAGTTGGGTCCAGCGCTTCCTCCCCATTGCAGGGCTGCTGCCACACTGAGATTTTAGGGGTGCGGAGAAGTCCTTTGCCTGAGCTCCAGACCACCGCAGGAACACTCTTGAGCCACCCCAGGACTCCTGCCTCGCCACCAGCAACCAACAGCTGCAAAGAACCAGCGTGCGAAACCTGGAGCGGACAACCAAAGTGGCTGGAgcagccagggagcaggcagcaggacaggcaggtTCTTGCCCTGAGTCACTCCCTGGCAAAGCCCCTCTCTCCCAAGGCAGCCCAGGAAGACCAGGAGTCCAGCTCTGGCTCCTTTTTCAGGGCTGTGGAAACCCCCTGCCCCTTTGCTTTGCCCTCTCCTTAATGAGTGCAAGGTGTTGGCACAGCCCTAGCCCAGGACAATGTCAGTGAGAGTAGGAGGCGTGGgatacattttcctttctctattaAGCAAGATCTGCAATTATCAACCTCTTTCAGTCTGTGAGCTCCTGAGAGATCTTCCATGGCAATGCAGACCCCACACAGTATGTTTTAGTGTGGTGACAAGAAACGTGCTTTTCTTAGTCCCCTTTCACAGACCCTTCACAGCCCATAGAGCTGAGCAGTCTCGGTATCACAAACCAAAAATTACTCCCACATTAAGAGCGGTAGGAGCCCAGTTACTCAGCGCTGGCTGTGTGGGAGCAGCTGAGTTCCCAAGGCAGCGGTGCTCACAGCACGCAGCCCGTCACGGTTACAAGCACTTGGCAAAgcaaaggcagagggagaaaTTGGCTTCAGAGGACAGAAGGCACACAGCAAAAGGCTGGCAGGAAAGGGATCGCACTGCCACTCTGCCCGCTAATCATCTGCTTGGCACATCTAGTCTCATCAGGCAGCTCTTTAAAAACAGGCTTCTCTAGCTAGATCAAACTCAGTCTCTGAAGCCGAACTCATATGCAGCAGCTGGGGCAGAACACCACAGGCAAAAccttctccctgctctcctcccaggTTGCCAGGAGCCACTGGGTGTGTTAAACCCATGTTAGTGTCTCTGTACCACCACCCATACCCAAGGAGAACACAGGCACTCATTCTGCAAGGTTCATCACAACACTGTTAGAAAAATGTGTCATCTTCAGCTCAGCCTTGCCTTGTCCAGTGGGGGttaatctaaaaaaacccctgaattttGCAGGCTGAGTCAGAACTTGGTTAATAAGCCACAGTACAACTGAGTCAGCGGCATCTCTCTTCACTGCTATTTTACTGACATCCCAGATAACAAATATCACTCATGCTGGACCACAGCCAGTGCAGTGGGAGCCAAATCCCTGTCTCCCACCAGCATATCTAAGCATACATCTCtataagaaagcaaaatacatcTCTCCCCACCcaagaggaaaggggaaactcaaaaggaaatataaaaacctgatttttattttttttctaggccATTTTGTACCCACTCATCACACACAATTATGTTTGCACAGACACAAGATACCTTTGGAAATTGTACTCAGCACTTAATCCTCTGGCTCTTTGGCACTCATTTACTCTCCAGGTACAAATGGCTGCATTTTCTGCTCACAGACTAGAAAGCCAACAGATGACCAACAGTTACCTCCCAGAGTAGCTGTGTAGCTGTCGCTCCCTGGCTAGTTCAGTGCGCAATTATCTTCAACACAGGAAAGCTTTATTTCTGCTCTGCTCAGATCCTCCCAAAGCCTTTTGTCATGTTGCTCAGTGCCTTACAGAAGACAGCATCACCCGTTGGCTCTAGACAGGATGTCACGATTGCTAGTGCGGCATGGGGAGCTCTCAGCCCTCCTTTGCGCAAGAGCGGGGTTCAGCTTTATGCTGGAAAGGCAGATTTCAATGAAAAGCACCAATCTCAGTGTTAATCACTGCTATACACTGGGCTACTTGCTGCAAGCAATGAGCTTTCTAATAACGCCGTGTGCCAAGGCCTGAAATCCAACCAAACCAGCTCACTGTACACTGCGCACACCAAGGGTCTGGAGCAAAAGGACAATGCCTCTTCCATCACTACACTGATCTTTTGCTATCAATTGCTTAGAAATAGGTTTTGAAAGAATAGGGAAAGCACTCAGCAACACTCCAGCTACAGCCATTTTTTCTGTTGTGCAAATACTCAGCAAAAGGCTCAGAGAAGCCAAAGCTCTGCAGTTTAAGAAACAAGGTCATGTTGGAGTTGACTGACTGCAAAGGAAAGGTCCCCTCCCCAGAACCCCCTTCTCCACTGCAGAAGCATGAGATCTTATCTCTCAAGGCAGCCCAGGGCCCAGGAATGCATGATACAAACAACTCCAATCCAAGCCATGCTAGCTGAACAGCTTTTCTCAGGGTACTATGACCTAGAGACAGGTGGCTCAGGCAAGGGAgccccatggaaaaaaaaaaaaaaaaaaaaagaagtctaaagCCAGCAAATGGGAATTTTTTGGCACAGAAGCAAGTGGCAGTATTTGGATACGTTCCACTAGCGAGTCCTCTGAAGGTTTACCCCTCCTTGACTGCTCTAAGCACAGCCAGCAGCTCTCATGTTCCCCTTAGCACAGCTGCCTTCTCTTGGTGGAACAGGAGTCGTGACTTCAACAGCCACCAAGATGgatgagaaaagagaggaagggctGTTGCTACTGTAGGCCCTGTAAGCCAATAAAGAGTTAATTTAATGAAGAGTCATGAAATGTACCTGAGCAAATAAGAACATCTGGAATCTATTCAGGAACTCCCAGCGCTGGGACAGACAGGCTTAGTGCAGACAAGACAGAACAGCAAATAAGATAAGCATTTAGGAATGTAGTAAATAAGTCAGAAAATGATAAATTAGTAAATCGAGAGGTGCTTGACACAGGAGCTGTTCAACTGCCAAAGATGTGGGCCTGTTGCATAATTACTATTATGCTACTCTCTGTAGAAGTGTGTAATTGGGAAACCTGGGACTTGTTTGGAAAAACTTTTGCTAACAAGTAACTAAAAAGGATTTATCTTCCTGTTTCTGTTGAACTCTGCAGGATCCTTGCTGACAGCCAGCCCAATCACCTGGCCAGCAGCTGCAATAAGCTGCTACAGTTTTGGTTTAGACAGTGTGCGTTTGCTTACTTGTTCTATCAGTGTTGCTGTAGGAGCCCACTTAGCACTTTGGCAGCAGCCAACATATGAAAGTCCCCAAGCAGTCTGCAGTGACACACACTCCACCAGCTCCCAGAGCCACTCACCGCCATCGTGCCTGCTGTGTACGTTTATGCCACGTGGTACAGCATGTGCATTATTTACCAGAGCAAGAAGGAGACTTGCAGCTGAACTTTCATCAACTAGCTTTAGgctcttttccttcctgaagtAAACCTGCCTAAAACACACCACGAAAGCTGGCAGGGTGATCACGCCTCATTAACAAGGACTGTAGGTGAGGAGACCCAGCTCTGCACAATTCAGCAAGCGAGTGTGCAGGCAATGGCTAATTCCCTTCGCACCAGGCAGAGCACTGATGCGTACAttcattgctgctgtgcctgaaggacaggTACAGAAGCACGCAGCTCGGAGAAGTCTGGTCTGAGTCTCCAAGTGCAAGAGGAgctgaaaggcttttctttcatCGGGGATGCGGCTGGGTCACCAGAAAAGCACACCTGGCAGCAGGCATGGCCGAGAACCGCAGGCTCCggcttcccagctctgcctcaagTGACTGTCGGACACACTTCCTTGGATGATGGCTGTTGTTTATCATACAAGTGGCAATGGAAACCCACAACCTGATAAGAAAAACAACTTTGTTGCTTAATTAAATCTGTCATTTAAAATTACCAGTCTCCATCTATAAACATTCTGGTTCACCAACAGAAACAAGACCATTTAGAAGCGGTAAGGGAGTAGTGCACTCTTGCTTTCACAACGTAGCAATTCTTCACACAGGCTTACCTAGAACAGCAAACTCCTGAACAGACGCCAGCTCCTGCCCAAGGATTAGTGCAGGTATCACAGGTCCTCCCCTCGTGGTGGTGGGCTTTGAAGAATACCATAAGCATCTTGTTCTACGTGACTATGACAACAATCCCCCAAGTCAGTTTTCTGCTGTAGCTACAGAGTCAGAAGAAACATCAACTCAAGGTCCTTTTTCTTGATAACAAAGGATCTGTAAAGCAGtgctgctttcaaa
This region of Harpia harpyja isolate bHarHar1 chromosome 1, bHarHar1 primary haplotype, whole genome shotgun sequence genomic DNA includes:
- the LOC128140399 gene encoding sodium-dependent lysophosphatidylcholine symporter 1-like isoform X3 translates to MSAVMLPGGNEDAELHRLTQEGALPQRRVVCRKEKPGLPLCRKVCYAVGGIPYQMTGNALGFFLQIFLLDVVQLEPFHVSLIIFLGRAWDAVTDPAVGFLVSKSPRRKYGKLVPWIACSMPFGVLCYCMMWSTLSDATPTSLKFLWYLLMYSFFQTCMTCHHVPYSSLTMFLGGTQRDRDSATAYRMGMEVFSTLLGSGIQGQIVGSYHARMMNSCYVSNETLPNTSTYSLTDSLENIRRAYVFASLVLGSIYCLSCLILIFGVREKPGPLSPLGKVELPFASCLRMIVGHKPYIQLLCGFLFASLAFQITQGIFAFFCTHAAGLAGKFQHLVLIMLVTASLSVPFWQWFLGRFGKKTAASLGLVLIIPALAAITQVMHNFLALVFLVIVAGCSMAVLYLLPWSMLPDTVDDFMLRNPSCLNLEALFYSFYVFFNKFAGGLAVGVSTLSLHFAGYHAGDCTHNHSVILALQLLMAPVPISLLLIAIIIFLLYPIDEERRKQMRMEMEAMGHQVQCGSQE
- the LOC128140399 gene encoding sodium-dependent lysophosphatidylcholine symporter 1-B-like isoform X5 yields the protein MSAVMLPGGNEDAELHRLTQEGALPQRRVVCRKEKPGLPLCRKVCYAVGGIPYQMTGNALGFFLQIFLLDVVQLEPFHVSLIIFLGRAWDAVTDPAVGFLVSKSPRRKYGKLVPWIACSMPFGVLCYCMMWSTLSDATPTSLKFLWYLLMYSFFQTCMTCHHVPYSSLTMFLGGTQRDRDSATAYRMGMEVFSTLLGSGIQGQIVGSYHARMMNSCYVSNETLPNTSTYSLTDSLENIRRAYVFASLVLGSIYCLSCLILIFGVREKPGPLSPLGKVELPFASCLRMIVGHKPYIQLLCGFLFASLAFQVRDLPWQEESLGDEMSGQVIQTLNLGPPARNISMLLSQITQGIFAFFCTHAAGLAGKFQHLVLIMLVTASLSVPFWQWFLGRFGKKTAASLGLVLIIPALAAITQVMHNFLALVFLVIVAGCSMAVLYLLPWSMLPDTVDDFMLRNPSCLNLEALFYSFYVFFNKFAGGLAVGVSTLSLQHQVQCGSQE
- the LOC128140399 gene encoding sodium-dependent lysophosphatidylcholine symporter 1-A-like isoform X4 gives rise to the protein MTGNALGFFLQIFLLDVVQLEPFHVSLIIFLGRAWDAVTDPAVGFLVSKSPRRKYGKLVPWIACSMPFGVLCYCMMWSTLSDATPTSLKFLWYLLMYSFFQTCMTCHHVPYSSLTMFLGGTQRDRDSATAYRMGMEVFSTLLGSGIQGQIVGSYHARMMNSCYVSNETLPNTSTYSLTDSLENIRRAYVFASLVLGSIYCLSCLILIFGVREKPGPLSPLGKVELPFASCLRMIVGHKPYIQLLCGFLFASLAFQVRDLPWQEESLGDEMSGQVIQTLNLGPPARNISMLLSQITQGIFAFFCTHAAGLAGKFQHLVLIMLVTASLSVPFWQWFLGRFGKKTAASLGLVLIIPALAAITQVMHNFLALVFLVIVAGCSMAVLYLLPWSMLPDTVDDFMLRNPSCLNLEALFYSFYVFFNKFAGGLAVGVSTLSLHFAGYHAGDCTHNHSVILALQLLMAPVPISLLLIAIIIFLLYPIDEERRKQMRMEMEAMGHQVQCGSQE
- the LOC128140399 gene encoding sodium-dependent lysophosphatidylcholine symporter 1-like isoform X2 produces the protein MSAVMLPGGNEDAELHRLTQEGALPQRRVVCRKEKPGLPLCRKVCYAVGGIPYQMTGNALGFFLQIFLLDVVQLEPFHVSLIIFLGRAWDAVTDPAVGFLVSKSPRRKYGKLVPWIACSMPFGVLCYCMMWSTLSDATPTSLKFLWYLLMYSFFQTCMTCHHVPYSSLTMFLGGTQRDRDSATAYRMGMEVFSTLLGSGIQGQIVGSYHARMMNSCYVSNETLPNTSTYSLTDSLENIRRAYVFASLVLGSIYCLSCLILIFGVREKPGPLSPLGKVELPFASCLRMIVGHKPYIQLLCGFLFASLAFQVRDLPWQEESLGDEMSGQVIQTLNLGPPARNISMLLSQITQGIFAFFCTHAAGLAGKFQHLVLIMLVTASLSVPFWQWFLGRFGKKTAASLGLVLIIPALAAITQVMHNFLALVFLVIVAGCSMAVLYLLPWSMLPDTVDDFMLRNPSCLNLEALFYSFYVFFNKFAGGLAVGVSTLSLQVLTGDAGMSHRGIQICLSNIYWEQEEQKGVGIPQNWASDTRL
- the LOC128140399 gene encoding sodium-dependent lysophosphatidylcholine symporter 1-like isoform X1, with product MSAVMLPGGNEDAELHRLTQEGALPQRRVVCRKEKPGLPLCRKVCYAVGGIPYQMTGNALGFFLQIFLLDVVQLEPFHVSLIIFLGRAWDAVTDPAVGFLVSKSPRRKYGKLVPWIACSMPFGVLCYCMMWSTLSDATPTSLKFLWYLLMYSFFQTCMTCHHVPYSSLTMFLGGTQRDRDSATAYRMGMEVFSTLLGSGIQGQIVGSYHARMMNSCYVSNETLPNTSTYSLTDSLENIRRAYVFASLVLGSIYCLSCLILIFGVREKPGPLSPLGKVELPFASCLRMIVGHKPYIQLLCGFLFASLAFQVRDLPWQEESLGDEMSGQVIQTLNLGPPARNISMLLSQITQGIFAFFCTHAAGLAGKFQHLVLIMLVTASLSVPFWQWFLGRFGKKTAASLGLVLIIPALAAITQVMHNFLALVFLVIVAGCSMAVLYLLPWSMLPDTVDDFMLRNPSCLNLEALFYSFYVFFNKFAGGLAVGVSTLSLHFAGYHAGDCTHNHSVILALQLLMAPVPISLLLIAIIIFLLYPIDEERRKQMRMEMEAMGHQVQCGSQE